One window of Mastacembelus armatus chromosome 20, fMasArm1.2, whole genome shotgun sequence genomic DNA carries:
- the armc3 gene encoding armadillo repeat-containing protein 3 isoform X1, with protein MGKKAKKESETPCKDMFEAVPVVCKTPATLVLLLSSPEEDILIKTCEAIHTFAEKGDENKVCLLRLEALKPLCQLISHNNKLVSRNAFMALGIMATSGDVKSALKKINVIPLIINKLLEVQDDAVVHEFATLCLASLSVDFTCKVQIFANKGLPPIIQLLSCPDPDVKKNSLEIIFNLVQDYQCRLAVHELGVIPPLLELLKSDFPVIQKLALKTLQNITTDKETRITFREEQGFEKVIDILNNMDFSDLHAEALQVVTNCLCDDECIQLIHKGGGLTKLMDFFLTPNMPEIKSGALKCITMVAQNSENCKLLHEQNVEKILVELLCVADTGVKASTCQAVAAMSLHESSNNRFRDLGGIPALVEGLNSESLVLREAATQALSNLTHSNKLSAFAVYEAEGHKILVQQLYGNCPKTIANAAATLGNMARHEVIRCSILSHGAIQALVEPLKSTDTQILVSTTLCLAMLACDAEARTQLRSAGGLHPLVSLLESNHKEVLHNACLAVNVCASDKSTAMEMFRFGVLEILQEINQSVNRRSSFSELAMINLINSNLSVKYSLTGHLASTDIICDGFYDAGKARAGQKIVTLEELSMQPVNRHQPIIVVHTTIEKKNEDKHKDETQAESHTEKPWKMMDDDSLHVLVKEAKKSILPLKEQEQYAALARLVSEAMGGAVEIENLHQFPWVLHLKKLKHQLQSNVIPIGLIKNGIYCHRALLFKCLADCIGISCTLVRGEYNRAWNEVLLFSENLSSNGCSSQPCNYIVDLMHEPGNLLAVNTTAAVQYQTILTNNVV; from the exons ATGGGAAAGAAAGCGAAAAAGGAGAGTGAAACCCCCTGCAAGGACATG TTTGAAGCAGTACCTGTTGTGTGCAAAACCCCAGCAACACTAGTGCTGCTGCTTAGCTCCCCAGAGGAGGACATCCTAATCAAAACCTGTGAAGCAATCCATACATTTGCAGAGAAAG GAGATGAAAACAAGGTTTGTCTGCTGAGGCTTGAGGCACTGAAGCCTCTCTGTCAGCTTATCAGTCACAACAACAAGCTTGTCAGTCGCAATGCCTTCATGGCCCTGGGCATCATGGCCACCAGTG gtGATGTAAAGAGTgctctgaaaaaaataaatgtcattccACTGATTATAAACAAACTACTTGAAG TTCAAGATGACGCAGTTGTGCATGAGTTTGCAACACTCTGTCTGGCTTCTCTGTCAGTGGATTTTACCTGTAAGGTACAGATCTTTGCCAACAAGGGCCTGCCACCAATAATCCAGCTTCTATCCTGTCCAGATCCAGATGTTAAGAAGAACTCACTAGAGATTATCTTCAACCTAGTTCAG GACTACCAATGTCGTCTGGCGGTTCATGAGTTGGGTGTAATCCCTCCACTTCTTGAACTGTTAAAGTCGGACTTCCCTGTCATTCAGAAGCTGGCTTTAAAGACGTTGCAGAATATCACCACTGATAAAGAAACACGCATCACATTTAGAGAAGAGCAGGGATTTGAGAAGGTCATTGATATCCTTAATAACATG GACTTCAGTGATCTACATGCAGAGGCCTTACAGGTAGTGACCAACTGTTTGTGTGACGATGAGTGCATCCAATTGATTCACAAGGGTGGAGGACTGACGAAGCTGATGGATTTTTTTCTCACCCCTAACATGCCTGAAATCAAGTCCGGTGCACTTAAATGCATCACAATGGTTGCTCAGAACT CTGAGAATTGCAAACTACTCCATGAACAGAACGTGGAGAAGATTCTGGTAGAGCTTCTGTGTGTAGCAGACACTGGAGTAAAAGCATCTACCTGTCAGGCTGTGGCTGCCATGAGTTTACATGAATCCAGTAACAACCGCTTCAGAGACCTTG gtggTATCCCTGCCTTGGTAGAGGGGCTGAATAGTGAGAGCTTGGTGCTAAGAGAGGCAGCAACCCAGGCCCTCTCTAACCTCACACATAGTAACAAGCTCAGCGCATT TGCCGTATACGAGGCAGAAGGCCATAAGATTCTTGTCCAGCAGCTCTATGGAAACTGTCCCAAAACAATTGCCAATGCTGCTGCCACACTTGGAAATATGGCGAGACATGAAGTTATCCGCTGCAGCATCTTGTCACATGGAGCCATACAGGCTCTGGTGGAGCCCTTAAagtccacagacacacagatccTGGTCAGCACCACACTATGTCTGGCAATGTTAGCATGTGACGCAGAAGCTAGGACACAG CTGCGAAGTGCTGGAGGCCTTCATCCACTGGTCAGTTTGCTGGAATCCAATCACAAGGAGGTGTTGCACAATGCATGCTTGGCAGTGAATGTCTGTGCCAGTGATAAGTCCACCGCTATGGAGATGTTCAGATTTGG AGTACTGGAAATACTTCAGGAAATCAATCAGTCAGTGAATCGTAGGAGCAGTTTCAGCGAGTTGGCCATGATCAACCTGATTAACTCCAACTTGTCTGTTAAATACAGCCTGACAGGTCATTTGGCCTCTACTGACATTATTTGTGATGGCTTCTATGATGCCGGGAAG GCTCGTGCAGGTCAGAAGATTGTGACTTTAGAGGAACTGTCTATGCAGCCAGTCAACCGCCATCAGCCCATCATTGTTGTACATACAACAATAGA GAAAAAGAATGAAGATAAACATAAAGATGAGACCCAGGCTGAATCTCATACAGAGAAACCATGGAAGATGATGGATGACGACTCATTGCATGTTCTTGTTAAAGAGGCCAAAAAATCCATCCTCCCATTAAAAGAACAAGAGCAGTATGCTGCCTTGGCCAG GCTGGTGAGTGAAGCCATGGGTGGAGCAGTGGAGATAGAAAACTTGCACCAATTCCCATGGGTGCTGCACCTCAAGAAACTCAAACATCAACTTCAGTCTAATGTTATTCCCATTGGTTTGATCAAGAATGGAATCTACTGTCACAGGGCACTTCTCTTCAAG TGTCTGGCAGATTGCATCGGAATAAGCTGCACACTTGTAAGGGGTGAGTATAACCGGGCTTGGAACGAGGTGCTCCTCTTCAGTGAGAATCTCTCTAGCAATGGGTGCTCCTCGCAGCCCTGCAACTACATAGTAGACCTTATGCATGAGCCTGGAAACCTACTGGCAGTCAATACCACTGCAGCTGTGCAATACCAGACTATACTGACCAACAATGTAGTTTAA
- the armc3 gene encoding armadillo repeat-containing protein 3 isoform X3 → MGKKAKKESETPCKDMFEAVPVVCKTPATLVLLLSSPEEDILIKTCEAIHTFAEKGDENKVCLLRLEALKPLCQLISHNNKLVSRNAFMALGIMATSGDVKSALKKINVIPLIINKLLEVQDDAVVHEFATLCLASLSVDFTCKVQIFANKGLPPIIQLLSCPDPDVKKNSLEIIFNLVQDYQCRLAVHELGVIPPLLELLKSDFPVIQKLALKTLQNITTDKETRITFREEQGFEKVIDILNNMDFSDLHAEALQSGALKCITMVAQNSENCKLLHEQNVEKILVELLCVADTGVKASTCQAVAAMSLHESSNNRFRDLGGIPALVEGLNSESLVLREAATQALSNLTHSNKLSAFAVYEAEGHKILVQQLYGNCPKTIANAAATLGNMARHEVIRCSILSHGAIQALVEPLKSTDTQILVSTTLCLAMLACDAEARTQLRSAGGLHPLVSLLESNHKEVLHNACLAVNVCASDKSTAMEMFRFGVLEILQEINQSVNRRSSFSELAMINLINSNLSVKYSLTGHLASTDIICDGFYDAGKARAGQKIVTLEELSMQPVNRHQPIIVVHTTIEKKNEDKHKDETQAESHTEKPWKMMDDDSLHVLVKEAKKSILPLKEQEQYAALARLVSEAMGGAVEIENLHQFPWVLHLKKLKHQLQSNVIPIGLIKNGIYCHRALLFKCLADCIGISCTLVRGEYNRAWNEVLLFSENLSSNGCSSQPCNYIVDLMHEPGNLLAVNTTAAVQYQTILTNNVV, encoded by the exons ATGGGAAAGAAAGCGAAAAAGGAGAGTGAAACCCCCTGCAAGGACATG TTTGAAGCAGTACCTGTTGTGTGCAAAACCCCAGCAACACTAGTGCTGCTGCTTAGCTCCCCAGAGGAGGACATCCTAATCAAAACCTGTGAAGCAATCCATACATTTGCAGAGAAAG GAGATGAAAACAAGGTTTGTCTGCTGAGGCTTGAGGCACTGAAGCCTCTCTGTCAGCTTATCAGTCACAACAACAAGCTTGTCAGTCGCAATGCCTTCATGGCCCTGGGCATCATGGCCACCAGTG gtGATGTAAAGAGTgctctgaaaaaaataaatgtcattccACTGATTATAAACAAACTACTTGAAG TTCAAGATGACGCAGTTGTGCATGAGTTTGCAACACTCTGTCTGGCTTCTCTGTCAGTGGATTTTACCTGTAAGGTACAGATCTTTGCCAACAAGGGCCTGCCACCAATAATCCAGCTTCTATCCTGTCCAGATCCAGATGTTAAGAAGAACTCACTAGAGATTATCTTCAACCTAGTTCAG GACTACCAATGTCGTCTGGCGGTTCATGAGTTGGGTGTAATCCCTCCACTTCTTGAACTGTTAAAGTCGGACTTCCCTGTCATTCAGAAGCTGGCTTTAAAGACGTTGCAGAATATCACCACTGATAAAGAAACACGCATCACATTTAGAGAAGAGCAGGGATTTGAGAAGGTCATTGATATCCTTAATAACATG GACTTCAGTGATCTACATGCAGAGGCCTTACAG TCCGGTGCACTTAAATGCATCACAATGGTTGCTCAGAACT CTGAGAATTGCAAACTACTCCATGAACAGAACGTGGAGAAGATTCTGGTAGAGCTTCTGTGTGTAGCAGACACTGGAGTAAAAGCATCTACCTGTCAGGCTGTGGCTGCCATGAGTTTACATGAATCCAGTAACAACCGCTTCAGAGACCTTG gtggTATCCCTGCCTTGGTAGAGGGGCTGAATAGTGAGAGCTTGGTGCTAAGAGAGGCAGCAACCCAGGCCCTCTCTAACCTCACACATAGTAACAAGCTCAGCGCATT TGCCGTATACGAGGCAGAAGGCCATAAGATTCTTGTCCAGCAGCTCTATGGAAACTGTCCCAAAACAATTGCCAATGCTGCTGCCACACTTGGAAATATGGCGAGACATGAAGTTATCCGCTGCAGCATCTTGTCACATGGAGCCATACAGGCTCTGGTGGAGCCCTTAAagtccacagacacacagatccTGGTCAGCACCACACTATGTCTGGCAATGTTAGCATGTGACGCAGAAGCTAGGACACAG CTGCGAAGTGCTGGAGGCCTTCATCCACTGGTCAGTTTGCTGGAATCCAATCACAAGGAGGTGTTGCACAATGCATGCTTGGCAGTGAATGTCTGTGCCAGTGATAAGTCCACCGCTATGGAGATGTTCAGATTTGG AGTACTGGAAATACTTCAGGAAATCAATCAGTCAGTGAATCGTAGGAGCAGTTTCAGCGAGTTGGCCATGATCAACCTGATTAACTCCAACTTGTCTGTTAAATACAGCCTGACAGGTCATTTGGCCTCTACTGACATTATTTGTGATGGCTTCTATGATGCCGGGAAG GCTCGTGCAGGTCAGAAGATTGTGACTTTAGAGGAACTGTCTATGCAGCCAGTCAACCGCCATCAGCCCATCATTGTTGTACATACAACAATAGA GAAAAAGAATGAAGATAAACATAAAGATGAGACCCAGGCTGAATCTCATACAGAGAAACCATGGAAGATGATGGATGACGACTCATTGCATGTTCTTGTTAAAGAGGCCAAAAAATCCATCCTCCCATTAAAAGAACAAGAGCAGTATGCTGCCTTGGCCAG GCTGGTGAGTGAAGCCATGGGTGGAGCAGTGGAGATAGAAAACTTGCACCAATTCCCATGGGTGCTGCACCTCAAGAAACTCAAACATCAACTTCAGTCTAATGTTATTCCCATTGGTTTGATCAAGAATGGAATCTACTGTCACAGGGCACTTCTCTTCAAG TGTCTGGCAGATTGCATCGGAATAAGCTGCACACTTGTAAGGGGTGAGTATAACCGGGCTTGGAACGAGGTGCTCCTCTTCAGTGAGAATCTCTCTAGCAATGGGTGCTCCTCGCAGCCCTGCAACTACATAGTAGACCTTATGCATGAGCCTGGAAACCTACTGGCAGTCAATACCACTGCAGCTGTGCAATACCAGACTATACTGACCAACAATGTAGTTTAA
- the armc3 gene encoding armadillo repeat-containing protein 3 isoform X4, protein MGKKAKKESETPCKDMFEAVPVVCKTPATLVLLLSSPEEDILIKTCEAIHTFAEKGDENKVCLLRLEALKPLCQLISHNNKLVSRNAFMALGIMATSGDVKSALKKINVIPLIINKLLEVQDDAVVHEFATLCLASLSVDFTCKVQIFANKGLPPIIQLLSCPDPDVKKNSLEIIFNLVQDFSDLHAEALQVVTNCLCDDECIQLIHKGGGLTKLMDFFLTPNMPEIKSGALKCITMVAQNSENCKLLHEQNVEKILVELLCVADTGVKASTCQAVAAMSLHESSNNRFRDLGGIPALVEGLNSESLVLREAATQALSNLTHSNKLSAFAVYEAEGHKILVQQLYGNCPKTIANAAATLGNMARHEVIRCSILSHGAIQALVEPLKSTDTQILVSTTLCLAMLACDAEARTQLRSAGGLHPLVSLLESNHKEVLHNACLAVNVCASDKSTAMEMFRFGVLEILQEINQSVNRRSSFSELAMINLINSNLSVKYSLTGHLASTDIICDGFYDAGKARAGQKIVTLEELSMQPVNRHQPIIVVHTTIEKKNEDKHKDETQAESHTEKPWKMMDDDSLHVLVKEAKKSILPLKEQEQYAALARLVSEAMGGAVEIENLHQFPWVLHLKKLKHQLQSNVIPIGLIKNGIYCHRALLFKCLADCIGISCTLVRGEYNRAWNEVLLFSENLSSNGCSSQPCNYIVDLMHEPGNLLAVNTTAAVQYQTILTNNVV, encoded by the exons ATGGGAAAGAAAGCGAAAAAGGAGAGTGAAACCCCCTGCAAGGACATG TTTGAAGCAGTACCTGTTGTGTGCAAAACCCCAGCAACACTAGTGCTGCTGCTTAGCTCCCCAGAGGAGGACATCCTAATCAAAACCTGTGAAGCAATCCATACATTTGCAGAGAAAG GAGATGAAAACAAGGTTTGTCTGCTGAGGCTTGAGGCACTGAAGCCTCTCTGTCAGCTTATCAGTCACAACAACAAGCTTGTCAGTCGCAATGCCTTCATGGCCCTGGGCATCATGGCCACCAGTG gtGATGTAAAGAGTgctctgaaaaaaataaatgtcattccACTGATTATAAACAAACTACTTGAAG TTCAAGATGACGCAGTTGTGCATGAGTTTGCAACACTCTGTCTGGCTTCTCTGTCAGTGGATTTTACCTGTAAGGTACAGATCTTTGCCAACAAGGGCCTGCCACCAATAATCCAGCTTCTATCCTGTCCAGATCCAGATGTTAAGAAGAACTCACTAGAGATTATCTTCAACCTAGTTCAG GACTTCAGTGATCTACATGCAGAGGCCTTACAGGTAGTGACCAACTGTTTGTGTGACGATGAGTGCATCCAATTGATTCACAAGGGTGGAGGACTGACGAAGCTGATGGATTTTTTTCTCACCCCTAACATGCCTGAAATCAAGTCCGGTGCACTTAAATGCATCACAATGGTTGCTCAGAACT CTGAGAATTGCAAACTACTCCATGAACAGAACGTGGAGAAGATTCTGGTAGAGCTTCTGTGTGTAGCAGACACTGGAGTAAAAGCATCTACCTGTCAGGCTGTGGCTGCCATGAGTTTACATGAATCCAGTAACAACCGCTTCAGAGACCTTG gtggTATCCCTGCCTTGGTAGAGGGGCTGAATAGTGAGAGCTTGGTGCTAAGAGAGGCAGCAACCCAGGCCCTCTCTAACCTCACACATAGTAACAAGCTCAGCGCATT TGCCGTATACGAGGCAGAAGGCCATAAGATTCTTGTCCAGCAGCTCTATGGAAACTGTCCCAAAACAATTGCCAATGCTGCTGCCACACTTGGAAATATGGCGAGACATGAAGTTATCCGCTGCAGCATCTTGTCACATGGAGCCATACAGGCTCTGGTGGAGCCCTTAAagtccacagacacacagatccTGGTCAGCACCACACTATGTCTGGCAATGTTAGCATGTGACGCAGAAGCTAGGACACAG CTGCGAAGTGCTGGAGGCCTTCATCCACTGGTCAGTTTGCTGGAATCCAATCACAAGGAGGTGTTGCACAATGCATGCTTGGCAGTGAATGTCTGTGCCAGTGATAAGTCCACCGCTATGGAGATGTTCAGATTTGG AGTACTGGAAATACTTCAGGAAATCAATCAGTCAGTGAATCGTAGGAGCAGTTTCAGCGAGTTGGCCATGATCAACCTGATTAACTCCAACTTGTCTGTTAAATACAGCCTGACAGGTCATTTGGCCTCTACTGACATTATTTGTGATGGCTTCTATGATGCCGGGAAG GCTCGTGCAGGTCAGAAGATTGTGACTTTAGAGGAACTGTCTATGCAGCCAGTCAACCGCCATCAGCCCATCATTGTTGTACATACAACAATAGA GAAAAAGAATGAAGATAAACATAAAGATGAGACCCAGGCTGAATCTCATACAGAGAAACCATGGAAGATGATGGATGACGACTCATTGCATGTTCTTGTTAAAGAGGCCAAAAAATCCATCCTCCCATTAAAAGAACAAGAGCAGTATGCTGCCTTGGCCAG GCTGGTGAGTGAAGCCATGGGTGGAGCAGTGGAGATAGAAAACTTGCACCAATTCCCATGGGTGCTGCACCTCAAGAAACTCAAACATCAACTTCAGTCTAATGTTATTCCCATTGGTTTGATCAAGAATGGAATCTACTGTCACAGGGCACTTCTCTTCAAG TGTCTGGCAGATTGCATCGGAATAAGCTGCACACTTGTAAGGGGTGAGTATAACCGGGCTTGGAACGAGGTGCTCCTCTTCAGTGAGAATCTCTCTAGCAATGGGTGCTCCTCGCAGCCCTGCAACTACATAGTAGACCTTATGCATGAGCCTGGAAACCTACTGGCAGTCAATACCACTGCAGCTGTGCAATACCAGACTATACTGACCAACAATGTAGTTTAA
- the armc3 gene encoding armadillo repeat-containing protein 3 isoform X2 has translation MGKKAKKESETPCKDMFEAVPVVCKTPATLVLLLSSPEEDILIKTCEAIHTFAEKGDENKVCLLRLEALKPLCQLISHNNKLVSRNAFMALGIMATSGDVKSALKKINVIPLIINKLLEVQDDAVVHEFATLCLASLSVDFTCKVQIFANKGLPPIIQLLSCPDPDVKKNSLEIIFNLVQDYQCRLAVHELGVIPPLLELLKSDFPVIQKLALKTLQNITTDKETRITFREEQGFEKVIDILNNMDFSDLHAEALQVVTNCLCDDECIQLIHKGGGLTKLMDFFLTPNMPEIKSGALKCITMVAQNSENCKLLHEQNVEKILVELLCVADTGVKASTCQAVAAMSLHESSNNRFRDLGGIPALVEGLNSESLVLREAATQALSNLTHSNKLSAFAVYEAEGHKILVQQLYGNCPKTIANAAATLGNMARHEVIRCSILSHGAIQALVEPLKSTDTQILVSTTLCLAMLACDAEARTQLRSAGGLHPLVSLLESNHKEVLHNACLAVNVCASDKSTAMEMFRFGLTGHLASTDIICDGFYDAGKARAGQKIVTLEELSMQPVNRHQPIIVVHTTIEKKNEDKHKDETQAESHTEKPWKMMDDDSLHVLVKEAKKSILPLKEQEQYAALARLVSEAMGGAVEIENLHQFPWVLHLKKLKHQLQSNVIPIGLIKNGIYCHRALLFKCLADCIGISCTLVRGEYNRAWNEVLLFSENLSSNGCSSQPCNYIVDLMHEPGNLLAVNTTAAVQYQTILTNNVV, from the exons ATGGGAAAGAAAGCGAAAAAGGAGAGTGAAACCCCCTGCAAGGACATG TTTGAAGCAGTACCTGTTGTGTGCAAAACCCCAGCAACACTAGTGCTGCTGCTTAGCTCCCCAGAGGAGGACATCCTAATCAAAACCTGTGAAGCAATCCATACATTTGCAGAGAAAG GAGATGAAAACAAGGTTTGTCTGCTGAGGCTTGAGGCACTGAAGCCTCTCTGTCAGCTTATCAGTCACAACAACAAGCTTGTCAGTCGCAATGCCTTCATGGCCCTGGGCATCATGGCCACCAGTG gtGATGTAAAGAGTgctctgaaaaaaataaatgtcattccACTGATTATAAACAAACTACTTGAAG TTCAAGATGACGCAGTTGTGCATGAGTTTGCAACACTCTGTCTGGCTTCTCTGTCAGTGGATTTTACCTGTAAGGTACAGATCTTTGCCAACAAGGGCCTGCCACCAATAATCCAGCTTCTATCCTGTCCAGATCCAGATGTTAAGAAGAACTCACTAGAGATTATCTTCAACCTAGTTCAG GACTACCAATGTCGTCTGGCGGTTCATGAGTTGGGTGTAATCCCTCCACTTCTTGAACTGTTAAAGTCGGACTTCCCTGTCATTCAGAAGCTGGCTTTAAAGACGTTGCAGAATATCACCACTGATAAAGAAACACGCATCACATTTAGAGAAGAGCAGGGATTTGAGAAGGTCATTGATATCCTTAATAACATG GACTTCAGTGATCTACATGCAGAGGCCTTACAGGTAGTGACCAACTGTTTGTGTGACGATGAGTGCATCCAATTGATTCACAAGGGTGGAGGACTGACGAAGCTGATGGATTTTTTTCTCACCCCTAACATGCCTGAAATCAAGTCCGGTGCACTTAAATGCATCACAATGGTTGCTCAGAACT CTGAGAATTGCAAACTACTCCATGAACAGAACGTGGAGAAGATTCTGGTAGAGCTTCTGTGTGTAGCAGACACTGGAGTAAAAGCATCTACCTGTCAGGCTGTGGCTGCCATGAGTTTACATGAATCCAGTAACAACCGCTTCAGAGACCTTG gtggTATCCCTGCCTTGGTAGAGGGGCTGAATAGTGAGAGCTTGGTGCTAAGAGAGGCAGCAACCCAGGCCCTCTCTAACCTCACACATAGTAACAAGCTCAGCGCATT TGCCGTATACGAGGCAGAAGGCCATAAGATTCTTGTCCAGCAGCTCTATGGAAACTGTCCCAAAACAATTGCCAATGCTGCTGCCACACTTGGAAATATGGCGAGACATGAAGTTATCCGCTGCAGCATCTTGTCACATGGAGCCATACAGGCTCTGGTGGAGCCCTTAAagtccacagacacacagatccTGGTCAGCACCACACTATGTCTGGCAATGTTAGCATGTGACGCAGAAGCTAGGACACAG CTGCGAAGTGCTGGAGGCCTTCATCCACTGGTCAGTTTGCTGGAATCCAATCACAAGGAGGTGTTGCACAATGCATGCTTGGCAGTGAATGTCTGTGCCAGTGATAAGTCCACCGCTATGGAGATGTTCAGATTTGG CCTGACAGGTCATTTGGCCTCTACTGACATTATTTGTGATGGCTTCTATGATGCCGGGAAG GCTCGTGCAGGTCAGAAGATTGTGACTTTAGAGGAACTGTCTATGCAGCCAGTCAACCGCCATCAGCCCATCATTGTTGTACATACAACAATAGA GAAAAAGAATGAAGATAAACATAAAGATGAGACCCAGGCTGAATCTCATACAGAGAAACCATGGAAGATGATGGATGACGACTCATTGCATGTTCTTGTTAAAGAGGCCAAAAAATCCATCCTCCCATTAAAAGAACAAGAGCAGTATGCTGCCTTGGCCAG GCTGGTGAGTGAAGCCATGGGTGGAGCAGTGGAGATAGAAAACTTGCACCAATTCCCATGGGTGCTGCACCTCAAGAAACTCAAACATCAACTTCAGTCTAATGTTATTCCCATTGGTTTGATCAAGAATGGAATCTACTGTCACAGGGCACTTCTCTTCAAG TGTCTGGCAGATTGCATCGGAATAAGCTGCACACTTGTAAGGGGTGAGTATAACCGGGCTTGGAACGAGGTGCTCCTCTTCAGTGAGAATCTCTCTAGCAATGGGTGCTCCTCGCAGCCCTGCAACTACATAGTAGACCTTATGCATGAGCCTGGAAACCTACTGGCAGTCAATACCACTGCAGCTGTGCAATACCAGACTATACTGACCAACAATGTAGTTTAA